TAAATCGTTGATATTCAGCACGGATCATATAGAATTCCTTCGTTAGCTCTTTAAGCAACATATTTATTCATCACATAAAGATGTAACTCTCAATCAAGCTAGCTTGTCAAGTTAGGCTCTAACTATTTCCCCTCTGCATGAAAAATTGCAAATATATTGCCCTCCACACCCCAAAAAAGTTGTACAGGAGTTGTACAGGGAACCACGCACAAAAAAAGGGTTTACAGTCGTTAAACTGTAAACCCTTGATTTATCTGGTACCGGGAGAGAGAATTGAACTCTCATGGTATCACTACCGGCGGATTTTGAGTCCGCTGCGTCTACCAATTCCGCCATCCCGGCACGTTGAGAAATTGTTACTATTAGATGAACCCAAAACTGTCAAGACTATTTATATGTTAGCTGTATTTAACCACTCTTTTATTGTAAACCGAAATACTAAATGTTACCCGTAGCTGCCTACATAATATATTACCATTGCGAGATTTTCATGATTCCTATCGGCTCACTCGTCAACGCAGCAGCGATTATCGGCGGCTCACTTATCGGTGTTATGCTCCACAGCAGATTTCCTGAACGCATCAGACAGATTGTTTTTCAGGGTCTAGGCCTCAGCACCATGGTAATAGGTATGCAAATGGCGCTTAAGGTTCAGGACATCCTGATTCTTATATTCAGCATCCTACTCGGCGGGATAATAGGAGAACTGCTTAAGCTTGATACTCTTTTTGAGCGACTCGCCGGTAAATTAAAAAAAATAATCGGCTCAAAAGATACTGGTTTCACAGACGGACTTATCACCGCATCCCTCATTTTCTGCATTGGAGCAATGGCGATTATCGGGTCGTTTGAGGAAGGAATCAAAGGGGATACTACCATACTTTATACAAAATCCATTCTTGATGGTTTTGCTTCCATTGCCCTTGCCTCCACCTATGGCATGGGGGTTCTTTTCTCATTTATTCCGGTTCTTCTTTATCAGGGAGCTCTGACTATTTTTGCAAATTCTTTTCAAGAATGGTTCTCCCCTCTCATGATTGAACAATTGACAGCTACAGGTGGAGTGCTCATACTCGGCATAAGTTTGATATTACTGGAAATAAAACGAATTAACTTATCAAATCTACTCCCATCTCTTGGAATGGTAATTATACTTACTGCCATTTTCAAATAATTATTAATCTTTAATTATTTTTTGCTTTTCATGATTGAATAATTGGAGCAGTTAGGTTTTAATCATAATATGAAAATTCGCTGGAAAATACTCCTCATACTGCTCATGTTTTCTCTGTTGCCGCTGATCATAATCAGAGCTCACGGATTAAACACCCTAACAGACCTCGGTTCAGATCTTCAAACCCAAACAAGGGTCACTCTGCTTGAACGCGCAACAGACAACCTTGCCCAAATGGCTGAAGGGACCGCCGCAAGACTCAATCTTGAAGATCGGTTGTATAGAACAACTATCAAGACTCTGCAAAATGAAGCTGAAAACCTGTTAACAAAAAACGTACCGTCTACCCCGCACAGCGTTCCCTTTATAACGACCCCAAAAGGTGCGCAGAACATACCGAAACTTTATGTCCACCCGGATTATAAAAAATCAGCAATGATGGGCCGCGGCATGCGCCTTCAACAGGGCAATCAGACTATTTCCCATAAAAAAGGAGACCTCATAGATCTCCCAATCTCAACGGAACATATTTCTTTTTGGCTGTCACAAGGGCTCTCAACGAACGAAGCAATTCCATCAATAAATAAACTAACCCCTTTGCTGCACACCTTTCAAGCATGCAGCCAAACTCTCAACGAATTAGCATTATGGCAAGAAATCGCCCTTGAAACTGGATTACAGGCAACGTTCCCTGCACACAAATCTATCCCTCCGAGATACGACCCTCGAATCAGTCATTGGTACAAAGAAGTCAAAAAAACACTTCAGACTCTCTGGACAGACCCTGCTCCAGATCCGGCAACAAAATCACTTTGTTACCGCCTTTCCAGTCCTCTGTTTAACGACAAGGATGAATTCATAGGAGCAGCTTCTTTGGTTGTCCCGGTAGGAACAGCTATCAGCAGTGCGCTGCTCATGAGCACCAAAAAAAACGTTAAAATAATGATGGTCTTATCAGATCATAAGAATCAGGCAAATAAAGAAAAACTCCTGGTTGTCGGACGCAACGAGGGTTCTTCTAATGAAAAGGCATCAATACAGGCACGCGGACACCTCTGGCAGATCCCGCCCGAACCGGAATGGATTTATGAAAGCAATCCTGAATTCACAACCCTTGTAAAAGATATTACAATACAGCAATCCGGCGTTCTTCAAATAAAAGACAACGGAATTCCGTCACTCTGGACTTACAGCCCTATCAATAAATCTTTGGCCCTGCTGGTCATAATTCCGATAACAGATTTTACAGCTGAAGCTGACGAAGCGGAACAATACGTAAGCGAAAGCATCTCCCGGCAAATCAAAGATACAACTCTTATAGCTTTATCCATAATCGCGGTCCTTGGATTTGTAGCTTATTTTGTATCGCAGAACTTATCCTCACCCATCCGCCGGATATCAGAAGCGGTAATAAAAGTGGGACAAGGCGACTGGGGAGCAAGAGCCGAGCTGCATTCAAAAGATGAGTTAGGAGAGTTGGCGGAAAACTTTAATCTCATGGTTCCGCAACTTAGAGAACATTCATCTATTCTTCAGGCTTTATCACTGGCAGATGAGGCCCAGCAAAATTTGCTTCCTAAATCCACTCCTAAATTTTCAGGAGCTGAAATCGGAGCCAAATGTGTTTTTTCCGAAAAAACAGGTGGTGATTACTTTGATTTCATAGACTGCGCCACATGCGGAAATGATATTTTCGCCACAGCAATAGGAGATGTTTCGGGACATGGAGTCAGCGCCGCGCTGCTTATGACCAGCGCAAGGGCTTACATACGAGCCTTGACAGGACAGGGGCGGCCTCTTGTTGAAGTTGTAAGCAAAGTTAACACTCTTATAACAGAAGACTGCGCGCAGACCGGTCATTTTATGACATTGTTCACTGCAATCTGCGACACCAAAAAGAAAACAATTAACTGGATTCGGGCTGGGCACGACCCGGCTCTGATCTATGACCCCAAAACGGATAGTTTTGATGAACTTATAAAAACCGGACTGGCTATCGGAGTTGATGAATATTATCTCTACAAAGAAAATTTTACTCAATTAAAAGCCGGACAGATTCTTACTCTCTACACAGATGGAATATGGGAAGCACACAGTCCGAAAGGCGAACAATTCGGCAAGTTGCAACTTCGCGAAATTATACGCGACTGTTGTGATAAACCTGCACAGGAAATAGTAGAAGAGATCCACAAACAAGTTTCAGACCACAGGAGAGGTCTTCCGCTTGAAGATGACTGCACAGTCATCATAATTAAATTTTTATGAAATACTCAATTTATGAACTGGCGACTTATGGATTCGACCCTCTTCACGCTTTCTGGGAACGGGAAAGAACACAACGCGCAGTAGCCGGAGTTCTTGTAGCCTGCTTTATTGCGGCCTTAATCGGAATAGAACTGGGCAACAGAGGATGGCTTCCAGATTTTATAGCGTTAAAAACACCTGACAATCATTACCACGCTATAGGAATTGCTTTTACACTTGTCCTTTTCCTTGAAGTTATAAGCCTGATCTTTGTTCTACCCTGCTCTTTTTCAAAATCAGTAGGAAAGCAATTTGAGATTCTATGCCTTATCCTGATGCGTAACTCCTTTAAAGAACTGGTCAACTTTCCGGAACCGATCACTTTCACCGGAGATATGACCTCCATATATAAAATACTATCGGACGGAACAGGAGCTTTTGCTGTTTTCGTTCTCCTTGGTATCTACTATAAAATTCAACGCCCGGGACCATCGCTCAAACCAACTTTTAAATTCAGATATGTTGCCTCAAAAAAACTGGTAGCCCTTCTGTTGCTGGCAATTTTTACGGTATTGGGAATCTATAATCTAATATGCCCGCTGATGGGTAAACATTACTTCGACTTTTTCAGCATCTTTTATACTATTCTTATTTTCAGTGACATCCTGCTGGTTCTTATATCCCAGAGATTTCTCCCGTCATTCCATGCAGTTTTCAGAAACTCAGGCTTTGCTCTGGTAACCCTGCTTATAAGACTTGCTCTTGCCGCGCCTCCTTTCTATAATGCAGCTTTGGGAGTAATTTCAGCCGGATTCGCAGTTCTGCTGACTCTTGCCTACAATACGTTCTACCAAAACAAATCATAGCATTATAGCGATAACCACTACATTTCGGAGACTGAGTATCATGAAAAGTTTATGTATTTTCCTCGGAGCAAATCCAGGAAACGATGAAAAATATGCTGAAGCTGCTCGCAATATGGGCCGGGAACTGGCTAAACGTAAGCTAACTACAATTTACGGCGGTTCAGATATGGGGTTGATGGGAATTCTTGCCGAAAGCGCACTCGAAGCCGGAGGAAAAGTCATTGGTGTTATTCCCGACAGCCTCGTAAAAAAAGATGTTTCTCACCCGAACTTAACTGAACTGCACGTCACAGAATCCATGCACGAACGCAAAGCTCTGATGGCGGAACTTTCTGACGGATTTATAGCTATGCCGGGCG
The window above is part of the Maridesulfovibrio ferrireducens genome. Proteins encoded here:
- a CDS encoding TIGR00730 family Rossman fold protein, which produces MKSLCIFLGANPGNDEKYAEAARNMGRELAKRKLTTIYGGSDMGLMGILAESALEAGGKVIGVIPDSLVKKDVSHPNLTELHVTESMHERKALMAELSDGFIAMPGGIGTMDEIFEIFTWAQLGFHNKPCGLLNIDGYYDKLLDFLGSVVEEGFLKGVHKDMLLTASSPAGIIDSFAGYEPPVVSKWVEKAKVEIRKQQ
- a CDS encoding DUF554 domain-containing protein; translated protein: MIPIGSLVNAAAIIGGSLIGVMLHSRFPERIRQIVFQGLGLSTMVIGMQMALKVQDILILIFSILLGGIIGELLKLDTLFERLAGKLKKIIGSKDTGFTDGLITASLIFCIGAMAIIGSFEEGIKGDTTILYTKSILDGFASIALASTYGMGVLFSFIPVLLYQGALTIFANSFQEWFSPLMIEQLTATGGVLILGISLILLEIKRINLSNLLPSLGMVIILTAIFK
- a CDS encoding SpoIIE family protein phosphatase, producing the protein MKIRWKILLILLMFSLLPLIIIRAHGLNTLTDLGSDLQTQTRVTLLERATDNLAQMAEGTAARLNLEDRLYRTTIKTLQNEAENLLTKNVPSTPHSVPFITTPKGAQNIPKLYVHPDYKKSAMMGRGMRLQQGNQTISHKKGDLIDLPISTEHISFWLSQGLSTNEAIPSINKLTPLLHTFQACSQTLNELALWQEIALETGLQATFPAHKSIPPRYDPRISHWYKEVKKTLQTLWTDPAPDPATKSLCYRLSSPLFNDKDEFIGAASLVVPVGTAISSALLMSTKKNVKIMMVLSDHKNQANKEKLLVVGRNEGSSNEKASIQARGHLWQIPPEPEWIYESNPEFTTLVKDITIQQSGVLQIKDNGIPSLWTYSPINKSLALLVIIPITDFTAEADEAEQYVSESISRQIKDTTLIALSIIAVLGFVAYFVSQNLSSPIRRISEAVIKVGQGDWGARAELHSKDELGELAENFNLMVPQLREHSSILQALSLADEAQQNLLPKSTPKFSGAEIGAKCVFSEKTGGDYFDFIDCATCGNDIFATAIGDVSGHGVSAALLMTSARAYIRALTGQGRPLVEVVSKVNTLITEDCAQTGHFMTLFTAICDTKKKTINWIRAGHDPALIYDPKTDSFDELIKTGLAIGVDEYYLYKENFTQLKAGQILTLYTDGIWEAHSPKGEQFGKLQLREIIRDCCDKPAQEIVEEIHKQVSDHRRGLPLEDDCTVIIIKFL